One Nerophis lumbriciformis linkage group LG19, RoL_Nlum_v2.1, whole genome shotgun sequence DNA segment encodes these proteins:
- the LOC133618914 gene encoding uncharacterized protein, translated as MADWEVGALGVAGDQVAAISVADEEAVASSSWQAWLGVVSQAAKLGVARQAAKLGVGLGIGLGLGVGLGLGMAGLGLGMAGLGLGMAGLGLGLGLGMAGLGLGLGMAGLGLGMAGLGLGLGMAGLGLGLGLGMAGLGLGMAGLGLGLGMAGLGLGLGMAGLGLGLGMAGLGLGLGMAGLGLGVEGLGLGLVELVPELGVVEQVPELGVVELVPELGVVELVPELGVVELVPELGVVELVPELGVVELVPELGVVELLVQVEVV; from the coding sequence atggccgactgggaggtgggcgcacttggcgtggcgggcgaccaggtagcggccatatccgtggccgacgaggaggcagtcgcgtcgtcatcgtggcaggcgtggcttggcgtggtgagtcaggcggcgaagctcggcgtggcgcgtcaggcggcgaagctcggcgtgggtcttggtataggtcttggtcttggcgtgggtcttggtcttggcatggcgggtcttggtcttggcatggcgggtcttggtcttggcatggcgggtcttggtcttggtctaggtcttggcatggcgggtcttggtcttggtcttggcatggcgggtcttggtcttggcatggcgggtcttggtcttggtcttggcatggcgggtcttggtcttggtctaggtcttggcatggcgggtcttggtcttggcatggcgggtcttggtcttggtcttggcatggcgggtcttggtcttggtcttggcatggcgggtcttggtcttggtcttggcatggcgggtcttggtcttggtcttggtatggcgggtcttggtcttggcgtggagggtcttggtcttggacttgttgagctggtaccggagcttggcgtcgtggagcaggtaccggagcttggcgtcgtggagctggtaccggagcttggcgtcgtagagctggtaccggagcttggcgtcgtggagctggtaccggagcttggcgtcgtggagctggtaccggagcttggcgtcgtggagctggtaccggagcttggcgtcgtggagctactggtgcaggtggaggtggtctag